One window of the Dreissena polymorpha isolate Duluth1 chromosome 5, UMN_Dpol_1.0, whole genome shotgun sequence genome contains the following:
- the LOC127881668 gene encoding carbohydrate sulfotransferase 15-like, with product MPKRQLKEYNQRERPKFLTNYKNPCYLGRRMTNNESLVEGRALHCLPYFIVAGFPKSGTTDLWARLFNHAEIHIKHGKEPRFFNIGRFTAPFERVMVQYIRMFARSTIELQTLVAPLDCGHEFPYHHGITGEATVDASFDIKDWRQVPGNENCSEPAFTNADVAYHLNPNMKIIFVVRNPVDRAYSDYIYEARFLRYPTNPQLFHAAVIDAMRNHTDCWRHHHSVRACAYNNTIESMKVRLRVGMYHIFIQDWIDVFSSDNILVIKAEDTMGPPKIADVYNRIFSFLSVRPFTRMEEMEVFQRGPVNVRSKHERNIGEMLPETRKMLESFYRPFNEALRKLIPEIDYNAI from the exons GAACGGCCGAAATTTTTGACGAATTATAAGAACCCATGCTACCTCGGGCGGAGGATGACGAACAACGAGTCGCTGGTGGAGGGCAGAGCGCTGCACTGCCTCCCGTACTTCATTGTGGCCGGCTTCCCAAAGTCGGGAACCACGGACCTTTGGGCGCGTCTGTTCAACCACGCCGAGATCCACATCAAACACGGGAAGGAACCGCGGTTCTTTAACATTGGACGATTTA CTGCGCCGTTTGAGCGAGTGATGGTGCAGTATATCCGGATGTTCGCGAGGTCCACCATTGAACTACAAACGCTTGTGGCGCCGCTCGACTGCGGACACGAGTTCCCCTATCATCATGGCATCACAG GCGAGGCGACTGTTGACGCCTCATTCGACATCAAGGACTGGCGACAGGTACCCGGAAATGAGAACTGCAGCGAGCCGGCGTTCACAAATGCAGACGTGGCTTACCACCTCAATCCAAACATGAAGATAATCTTCGTGGTCAGAAATCCAGTTGACAG GGCTTACTCTGACTACATATACGAGGCCCGGTTCCTGCGCTATCCCACTAACCCCCAACTCTTCCACGCCGCCGTCATTGACGCCATGCGCAACCACACGGACTGCTGGCGACACCACCACTCCGTCCGCGCATGCGCCTATAACAATACCATAGAGTCTATGAAG GTTCGACTGCGCGTTGGTATGTACCACATCTTCATCCAAGACTGGATAGACGTGTTCTCCAGCGACAATATTCTTGTCATCAAAGCCGAGGACACCATGGGACCGCCTAAAATTGCGGATGTTTACAACAGAATATTCAGCTTCCTCTCTGTCC GACCGTTTACCCGGATGGAGGAGATGGAGGTGTTTCAGCGAGGACCCGTCAACGTCCGGTCCAAACATGAGCGAAATATTGGCGAGATGTTGCCGGAGACTAGGAAAATGCTGGAGTCCTTCTACCGCCCCTTCAACGAAGCGCTACGAAAATTAATACCAGAAATAGATTATAATGCAATCTGA